The genomic region TTCCTCAAGGAAGGCTTCCGCGTCATCATGCCTGACCTTCCCTCGGTGAACTAGCCTGGCGACGttgagctgacaacagtaTGGCCGCTCGACTGGCGTCAACTCTTACCTTCCCTCTCTAGACCTCCTCCCGGCTGCTTTGCACACCGTACTGACGGATGTGGTGATGTGGGACCTGAAGCAGGACCGCAAACAGCAACAGGTCTTCCTCTGCGGAGCGTGAGTGACTGAGTGCTCTGACGGACAGCCATGCTGACGTGCAGGTCGATGGGCGCGTGGACTGTGTAAGCTTACGTCTATCTGATAGgagctcacaccagtcTCTTCTATGTGTACCGTTACCATCCGAGCGACTCAGTCGAGactgccgccgaggcctcgacgtcggacCACCCAGAACCACCCCGCCCACAGATTGCGGGCGTCTTCGCCCTCTGCCCCATGGTGGAAGCATCGCCCGAGTCCCGTCCGTCTGCTATTATCGAGTATCTGGCCAAGAGCATCAAGTTCTTTGCTGGTTCTCTGCCACTCGCCCCAGCCGTTCGCGGCAACGTCTCAGACGACCCtcgagtcgaggaagaCTTCTTCGCTGACCGTGAGCTCTACATACGTCAgtgagctgaccccagcgcTCTGCTACCACGGCCTCCTGCGTGTTGGCACTGGCCTGTCGCTTCTCGACGGCATGACGGAACTCAACCAGAACGCCGAGAGGATCAACATCCGTAAGTTGGAAGCTTAGACGCCCGCTCACCCAGCGATCCGCCTGATCCACGGCTCGTCTGATCGCGCGACGTCCCATGCGGCGACTGAGCGCCTTTTCCAACGCCTCCCCCACGACGACAAACAGTTCGAACTGTACGACGGCTATGAGCATAGTGGGTGGCGTAAGAAGGAGAGTGGtcgctgacagcagtcaTGCTCAAGGTCGGCATCGACGATGCAGATGACGAGAAGCGGCAGCGCGTGCTCAGGGACTGGACCCACTggctgctcgagcgctgTGGCTAGGCAGCGATCGAGTGTGTGATAGATTTTTAGAGTGCGCTCTGTCCGGCCACCTCTTCGCATCGAGTTTGTGCACGGTGACACGAGATCGGGTATGCTTGTGGATGAGGCCACGTTTGTATGCAGAGATTACGAGAACCAAACAATCCACACACTTGCCACTATCCGGCGGTTTGTGTAATGCCGAAACAGGTCCCGAGCCACCACCCCTGCATGGACGCGCTTTGGCCGCGCGTCTCTTGCAGTGGTGGGGAGTATGAGCCAAAGTAGACACGGTGGATGCATGGGGTGAGTATATCGGAGGGCCTTGGGCCAAATGCCTGTTACGCGCTCAGGGTGCGCGTCTGTCCAACGAGCACAACAAACTCATTACCCTCGTGCTTAGACCCGCCAGCCAGCTCTCAGTCCCCAAGCAACCCAGGTAACAACCGCTGGGCTTATGCGCGATTATGCGGGTGCGCCCGTCCCTCCTATGGTCCTCTTATGACGGTCCCCTTATGGTCCTCTCCTTGGCCCTTGTGCCACAGCCACGTTGGCCAGCAGGGCCAGCACAACACTTCAATCCACACTACTAGTTGTCAGTCAATCtctcatcccatcccacaCCCTTCTCCCTTCCGACCCTCATTAGCTCCATCGTCTTCTTGCTCGACTTTGTAGCCACCAGCCTCGCTTTCGTCGTCTCCAAACGCATCGAGGTCGTTCAAGGTTTGTTTCAACCCACCATCTTCAAAGGTAAGCAATCGTACAACTAAAGCCGCGACACAACACACCCGCTTAcaccctctctcccctctctgATTCCCCTCCCCTGCTGCCGAATCTCGCACCCCTCCCGTTCAACCCCTCCTTCCAACCGAACCTATCTTGGCGTTTCCCATCAACACTTCCACATCGCCCATCGCCCACTTCAGCTAGCATACATCTAACCATCTTTAGAAACCACCATGCGTGAGGTCATCTCGGTAAGTCTGAGCAAAGCCACGGCAAGGACTGTGCGGGCGCGGCGAATACAGTTCTCGCCAGTGCCGCGGTGCAATGCAGGATCGCGCTGACTCATTTCCAGATTCACGTCGGCCAGGCCGGTACGTATGCTACGCGGGCGCGTCCACGCTCCTAGGGACACGCGAGGAGCACGCGCTGATCACCAGGTGTCCAGATCGGTAACGCCTGCTGGGAGCTCTACACCATCGAGCACGGTCTGAGCGTACGTGGCGACGTGGCTTGATGAGGCGCTTTGACTCACACGCAGCCCGATGGCCGCCTCATGGAGggctcgccctcgcacaacgacgacggctTCTCGACTTTCTTCTCCGAGACGGGCAACGGCAAACACGTTCCCCGGTCGCTCTATGTGAGTTCCAGCTGCCACGCCGATCACTTGGTTTCGCAAGCGGCAACCGGGCGATGGAACGTGGCGCTGACCCTTCCCAcaggtcgacctcgagccTAATGTCATTGACGAGGTCCGCACCGGCACCTACCGCAGCCTTTTCCACCCCGAGACCATGATCACTGGCAAGGAGGACGCCGCGAACAACTACGCCCGTGGCCACTACACCATTGGCAAGGAGCTCGTTGACTCggtcctcgagcaggtccgtcgcctcgccgacaacTGCTCTGGCCTCCAGGGCTTCTTCGTCTTCCACTCGTTCGGCGGTGGTACCGGTTCGGGTTTCGGTgctcttctccttgagcgcctctCGACCGACTACGGCAAGAAGTCGAAGCTCGAGTTCTCGGTCTACCCCGCCCCCAAgatgtcgacctcggtTGTCGAGCCCTACAACTCGGTCCTTACCACCCACACCACTCTTGAGCACTCGGACTGCTCGTTCATGGTCGACAACGAGGCGTAGGTGTTCTTTTTTTGGCTATACTGACCGGCAGCATCTACGACATCTGCCGCCGCAACCTCGGCATTgcgtcgccctcgttcaccaacctcaaccGCCTGATCGCGCAGGTTGTCTCGTCGATCACCGCGTCGCTTCGCTTCGACGGCTCGCTCAACGTCGACCTTAACGAGTTCCAGACCAACCTCGTCCCCTTCCCCCGTATCCACTTCCCTCTCGCCACCTACGCCCCCGTCATCTCGGCGGACAAGGCCTTCCACGAGTCCAACTCGGTCGCCGAGATGACCATCTCGTGCTTCGAGTCGAACAACCAAATGGTCAAGTGCGACCCCCGCCAGGGCAAGTACATGGCCTGCTGCCTGCTCTACCGTGGCGACGTTGTCCCCAAGGACGTCAACGCGGCAGTCGCCAACGTCCGCACCAAGCGCACCATCCAGTTCGTTGACTGGTGCCCGACCGGTTTCAAGCTCGGTATCTGCAACGAGCCCCCCGCCCTTGTTCCCGGCGGCGACCTTGCCAAGGTTTCGCGCTCGCTCTGCATGCTTTCCAACACGACCTCGATCGCCACCGCTTGGGCTCGTCTCGACAACAAGTTCGACCTCCTCTACTCCAAGCGTGCCTTCGTCCACTGGTATGTGGGCGAGGGTatggaggagggcgagttCAGCGTAAGCATCTGTGTGTATGTTGTTGCTAACGTGACTAGGAGGCTCGCGAGGAccttgccgcgctcgagaaggactaccaggaggtcggcgaggagagcatTGTGAGTTGATCGGTATTCCACATGGCCCCCACTTCATGTCTTCCACAACCTTGCACATTTCTCACAGCCTTCCTGGCCCACCCCCAAGTGCATTGCTAACCAacaggaggacgaggacgacatggGAGGGGACGAGTATTAAACAAGATCACGTGATGTACCTTCACGTATATTCGGGAGCCGTAGTGTGTAATTATGCACCCGTCTGGGTCCTCTTGTGAGCAGCAACGAGCGAGCGAGCAGGCAGCGTTAGTTCATGGCCCTGCGGCAGGTTGGGTTGAGTCTGTACGGAAACGACAGGAAAATCAGGCGCCTGATAGCCTGAGAATGACGTGGCATACGGCCTGTTGGTGATCACTGGATGGGTTTGAACGGAACTTGTGGGAACTCGCAGGGAACTAGACACGCCAACTACCCCTcacctgctcctgctcctcatcgtcgtaCACAGGCGGCGCGCCTTGTCGCGGCGTCCGCGCCGCACCACGGGTCTATTCGAGTCCGAcgaccagctcgagggAGCCGGACGAGAGCGAACGAGGGCGCGATGAGAGACCGCCAGAGATCCGATGCAGAtgctcgcgcttggccaCCTCGTCACGAGCATATCgggcctcgaggtgctcgagaACGCACTTGATCTGAGCCGGAGAAAGCGACAGGTCCCTGCGTAGGCGGACGTAGGTGCCTCCTTTCTCAGagacgcgctcctcgatgCAAGTCTGGCACATCGGGTACCGGCTGCTCGGGTCGGTGGTGATGAGGTCGCCCTTGTGGATGAAGAGACTTGGATCAGCGAGAGCGTGAAGAAAAAACtgttgatgacgaggttCTTATCATAGCGCGGGTTGTACTTGTCGGAGTACTTGTGGGCCAGAGCAACGCCCCCAAACTCGTCCCAGGCTCGCAGGCCATGCTCCGGGTCTTCGACATGCTCTCGTACCCATACTTGAGGCCAGAAATCCGGCACTCGTCCAGTCGAATGCGCCGTACATGGCCTGCTCACAGCGCCTCTTATCCAAGCCAGTGTCGTACACCAGGCAGATCTCGATGTCCCCCTCGATGATGATGCACAGCTCGGGGTCGGACACCCATTCAACGAAGCGCCTCCAGTCTTCAAAGATCCGATTCTGACCCTCGTCTTTCAACCGCTCGAAGatggcgagcttgagcgacCGCGACTGTGGTCGTTTCGAGTACGTCAGATGCAGGCGAAACTCACGATCTCGGGATTGGGGCGCAGGAACTCTGATTAGCCTTATCCAGCGGCTGCATCGTTGTGGTGGCCAAGGTACAGAGGGATGGGGACGCCGCGGTCGCGCCAGACGAGATACAACAGGCGGATTTTGACGAGACCGAACACGAGAGCCTTGCCTTCCGTGTATGTTTCGTGGCCAGGCAGAAGTGACGGATACGGGGCATGGAACGCCGCCTTCCTTACCCCCGCTGTCAGTGTGACTCTGTTAACATCGAAGCGAACGCCCTTCTTCCAGCGGTGTTTGATGACTAAGGCGTAAAACGCCGCGAGGTCCTTCATCGAGCCGGATTGCGTCCAGGTGCCGATTTTGCGGGCCTGTAGATTGCTCATTGGTTGTAAACGGAGCCTTGAGACGGGGCAGTCGTGGAGTAGTGGTGTGCTAGCAGGGAGTGGTGGGTAGAgagtggtgagtggtgGACGTTGTGGACAGTTAGTCAGAAATGTGCCCGCTGCCTCGCTTGCGCTGGGCAGTCGTGCAGAGGCTGGTCGCTGACGGAGCGCAGTTTGAGGACCTGGCACTCTGATCGCCGAAAAGCAGTGCTTGCTCGGACTGTGTGCGCCTTTCATCGCCCAAACGCTAAACCAAAGCCTCGGGCAACGCAGAAACGTCCAAACAGCGCATCGCAAAGGTAAGGGTGAGGATGGACTCTATGGCGTACGAGTCATGTTGCTTCGCTAGATTGCTAGATCGCTAGGTGCCTTCACCTCTGCATCTCCATACTTGAAGGAGCGTCCCCTGGATGGTTACTGTCCTCCAAGAGCACCCAAGACTTACTCACTTGGGCAATGACCCTACAGGGGTCTCCACCTCCCTCATCATCTCGTTTAATTTACTTCCGCGAACACGTGGCAATGACGCGCGCATTCCTGTGGGCCTCTCCAGCATACATCAgcgctctcctccttggcatCGATGTCATCTGGCCTCTCACGATAGCATCTAGAACCCACAACCATACTCATACAACCATACTCATACCCACAACGACTGGCCGCTGGACCAGCAGCCATGAGCACCGCTGCTGAAGGTATGCCTTGTACGACTATGCTAATCCCagtcctcgagcgcctcgaggggTTCCCCCAGGACTTGTCGGACCTGGTGCTGCCCGAGCTTAGCGGGCGCGatgttgacgagctcgtcgtcaccctcgactCGCTAGCCCATGCCAACGACACACCCGAAGCACGCAACGCTATCGTGCAGGTCAGCACGCTGCTTCCGCCACACAAACTCCTCGAacagctcgagctcgcgtgGGTGCGTGACGCTGGCGCGCTTATTGCCCCCGttgtcgccgagctcgcgcgcagcctcACTACTGGGACATACGACGTACACGCGTGGACAAAGGCTGCGGCTCAGGCGAATACAGAGCGCTCACGCGAAGTTGTGGGCGCCTGGGCCGCCCAGAACTTTGAGACTTTCCTCGAAGTCTGCAAAGACCTTTACCCCGACCCGTCGGTGCGCCTCGGTGTCCTCAACATTGTGAAGAATATCGTGCTGGGAGCACCGTACACGCCTGACATGCCGATAGCATCGACGCCAATGGCGCAACTAGCGAGTCACGACTTTTTCCCTGTCCTCCTCAAGAGCTtgctcctcgacaccaGCAACCACCTCTttgggctggggctggcgACGCTCGTCACCATCCTCCCCTTCTCAGTTCCGTTGCTACGGCGGTACATCCCGCTATTGATGGTCGTGCTGGGCCGCGCCATGTGCTGGCGCGATCGTCCGTTCTACGATGCAGGAAAACACAAGACGGTTGgcgtgacgacgacgccggcgccgtCTGCGTCCATGGACTGGACCGTCGCGACGACCGGCGAAGATATCATTTCCGTACCGACGCCCACCGAAAAACGTGTCGTCCAGCTACTCCTCGTTGGGTTGTATGGCGCGTGGCCGTCCAACATCATCGCGTTCATCCGCGATCAGCCCGCATACTTTGAGGTCAAGCAGGTCGCAACCATGTACGCCGTGCCATGGGAGGAGGTGTGGGCCCCGGGACAGCTGCAGGCCCGCTGCGTCCCTCTCATTAGCGACTTTATGCTTCACCACAACGTGATCACCCACACGTCGTCTCAGGAGATGGCAGACGAGAAGCGCTGGGAACGCTTCGACCCGAGCGAATTCATCTCGATGGCGTATCTCATGTCCGGCGGTAGTGAGGACGCTGATGCCATGTTCGAGTTCTTCCGCCTGCCCAAAGTACAGCTGGACCCACTCGAGCACGGGGCTAGAGAGGCCGAACCAACCGTTGCGGGCAGCAGCAGTGACACATCCGATATCCGCCGGCTCCAGATGGAGaacgagctcctccgcctcgagaGCCTGTACAACGACCGCCTGCGGCGGCAATTTGTGCACCACATTGGGCGTCTGCACCGCAACTCGCTGCGGTTCAactcggacgaggccgagatccACAACTTTGTCAATCGGCTCAAGGAGCAATCCAAGACGATTGCAACCCTCACGCACGACCTGACAACACAGCGTTCCGAGTCAACCCAAGCCCAACAAAAGCACGTCAAGTGGCAGGAGCAGCTGCGTGACAAAGTCGCGGGCTTCCGTGAAGAGCGCAGAAACTGGATGACCGAGGCGACACGTTTGCGCACCGAGCTGGCCGAGGGGCAGGCCGCCGCACGCGAGATGCGCGACGAGCTAGGCATGGTCAAGAACGAGCGCTTCAACTTGCAggcgcagctgctcgagctcggcccgAAGGTTCGCCATATCGAGGACTACGAGACGCGCGTCAAGCAGCTTACAGACGCGCAGTTGCTGTGGGATGAGGACGTGACGGCGTTACGCGAGGCCCAAGCGGCCGCGATTGCGAGCCAGGCGCGCTGTGCCGAGCTCGAAACGATGTTGCGTGCGCGTGAGAAGATATGTCGCGAGCAGTCCGAGACGATCACGTGGGTGTCAACAGGCGCTTGGACAGTGGCTGACATCAGGAAACTCGAGTCCCGTCCCGTCAAACCCACCGAGATCCCCAGCGAGACCCCAAGACCAGCGGAAGAAGAGAAGCCGCCCGCCATCATCGACCCGACGTTCCACATCAGCGTCGCTGAGAACGtgcgcaagcgcgccgagcggctcgagcgcgacaacCTCGAACTCaccgtcgaggtcgagcgcctccgccgcatGACGATCAAGGACGCGACTGGGGGAggcagcgcctcgagcctGTTGTACGGCGGCGCATAGGTACAGGGCGTTAGTTCATACATTGTATCATGGAGCATTCTAACGACGTCCTTCTATTAGTactcaacctcaacctccatATGGTCATCTAATggtggcgcggcgctgtACGAGTGCCTACTACGCGAGCGCGAACGTGACCGACTGCGTGGCCTCTCccgctcacgctcacgctcgcgtGCGCTATCACGGCGCGCCCTGGGCGCCGGTGACCTCTCCCGTTCGCTACCGCGGCGCGCATCCTTGGCCGCCCGCAGCTGGCGcaccttgtcgtcgagctcggtgatccgccgctcgctctcctccgccttggTCTTCGCAGCCCGCTGGTCGCGCTgcagcgcgtcgtcctcgtcctcaatCGTGCGCGCTATACTCTCCTGCCGTTGCTTGAGCTGTTCTTCCTGATGCGGAAGCAGCTCCTTGGGCAGGAAGTAGAGGCTGGGTGTGGGTCCGCCGCGACGCTGAGCCACGGGCGCAGGGGAGGTAGGGAAGAGCGCGCCGTCGTGGGACCCCGgagtcgaggtcgtggaGAGGTACTTGGACGCGGAGCGGAGTGTGCGGTGGCGGGAGCGCATCTGCGGTTAgctggggaaggtggagcGAGGGGAGGACCATGCAGATGAGGCAAGGCGGTAAGATGAAGGGAGGGCCAGAAACAGACGAAGAAACTCACAGCAATCTCGCGGTGGCCGAGCAGGTATCCCGCGTTGTCGACCTGTATGCGCAGGGTTCGCAGCTCACGTTCAGCATCCCCGAGCTCCTGGTGTGCGTTGGCCTCGGAACGTAACTTCTCGGCAATACGCGCCGACGtctcctcgcggcgcttggcctGGCGTTAGCTCTTGTTGTGGTAGAATGTCAGCTGTAGGTCATGAATTGAATACAGCCTGCCTTCCTCTCCGtatccaccttcctccagtgtatccaccttcccccttcGTCTCCACCTTCCGTTGCTTCAAGCACAACTCCTCACACCCATACTCACAGCCTCGGTCCGCTTTGAGCTCTTATCCTCGTCCTGGAACTTGCGCAGCGTGCCGAGAATGTTACCGAACATGCGCCGCCCCCGCGCCTGGTCTTCTCTCGTACGTGCccgcctggtgtcagcttgctTTGAGGATGACGTGACGTACTTGGTGGGCTGCCCAGCCTCTTCAGCGGGTCGCTTTTCGGGGCTACTTGTCCCATTGGCAGCGAGTGATGTCTCAGTGTCCATGGTGGAGTGTATTGTTGACAGGTTGACGGATCTGATTCAGTCCAGTCAGAGTGGAACATTGAGTGGCGGCACAAATTAGCCACGTGGAAAATTTCAAGTGGAGGCGCTCCCATTCCGTTCAGAAATCTTACCATCCTCCGTCTTCCATCTCGCAAAACACACAACACGATGTCGGGCATGCCCCTCAACCAAAGCCTCAACCAAGGCCTCACGGCCGCTTGGGGCGTCAAGTCCGCCACGGCGTCCCCTGCTGCCACTGTAGCTCTTAAAAAACGCGGACGCAAGATAGGACTGAACGACTCGCCAGATGGCACGGCTACTCCAACAAGCCAGCCCGCGAGCGACAAGGAGATCGAGCCGCCGCGTAAgcgtcgccaacgccggGAGCAGGAGGACAAGTATACTCCTCCAGACGCGCGGTTATCCCAGCTCGGCGGACTCAATAAACAGATTACGCAGTTGCTTGAGATTGTCGccctcccgctcctccaTCCCGAAATCTACACCCATACCGGCGTACCCCGTCCCCGCGGAGTTTTACTCCATGGCGTCCCCGGAGGAGGCAAGACACAGCTCGTGAAATGCCTCGCTGGCGATCTTGGGTTACCTTTTATCACTGTTTCGGCGCC from Cutaneotrichosporon cavernicola HIS019 DNA, chromosome: 2 harbors:
- the TUB1 gene encoding uncharacterized protein (Tubulin is the major constituent of microtubules. It binds two moles of GTP, one at an exchangeable site on the beta chain and one at a non-exchangeable site on the alpha chain) → MREVISIHVGQAGVQIGNACWELYTIEHGLSPDGRLMEGSPSHNDDGFSTFFSETGNGKHVPRSLYVDLEPNVIDEVRTGTYRSLFHPETMITGKEDAANNYARGHYTIGKELVDSVLEQVRRLADNCSGLQGFFVFHSFGGGTGSGFGALLLERLSTDYGKKSKLEFSVYPAPKMSTSVVEPYNSVLTTHTTLEHSDCSFMVDNEAIYDICRRNLGIASPSFTNLNRLIAQVVSSITASLRFDGSLNVDLNEFQTNLVPFPRIHFPLATYAPVISADKAFHESNSVAEMTISCFESNNQMVKCDPRQGKYMACCLLYRGDVVPKDVNAAVANVRTKRTIQFVDWCPTGFKLGICNEPPALVPGGDLAKVSRSLCMLSNTTSIATAWARLDNKFDLLYSKRAFVHWYVGEGMEEGEFSEAREDLAALEKDYQEVGEESIEDEDDMGGDEY
- a CDS encoding uncharacterized protein (pinin/SDK/memA/ protein conserved region), translated to MDTETSLAANGTSSPEKRPAEEAGQPTKRARTREDQARGRRMFGNILGTLRKFQDEDKSSKRTEAAKRREETSARIAEKLRSEANAHQELGDAERELRTLRIQVDNAGYLLGHREIAMRSRHRTLRSASKYLSTTSTPGSHDGALFPTSPAPVAQRRGGPTPSLYFLPKELLPHQEEQLKQRQESIARTIEDEDDALQRDQRAAKTKAEESERRITELDDKVRQLRAAKDARRGSERERSPAPRARRDSARERERERERPRSRSRSRSRSRHSYSAAPPLDDHMEVEVEY
- a CDS encoding uncharacterized protein (Serine aminopeptidase, S33); protein product: MPLHNPLWEIAEPYLVATTRYTVADPTYGRYLLPHHAPTQQLMATPGVRHTFRRVFLRPFRDCKTWHEAYNTTEIVHSDEVKLEEAEVAEGVKHGGRWLFYSVWEMDEPEAGWECGGKGRGRDLVLVHGLSDYGLRYSPHVLHFLKEGFRVIMPDLPSYGRSTGVNSYLPSLDLLPAALHTVLTDVVMWDLKQDRKQQQVFLCGASMGAWTVLFYVYRYHPSDSVETAAEASTSDHPEPPRPQIAGVFALCPMVEASPESRPSAIIEYLAKSIKFFAGSLPLAPAVRGNVSDDPRVEEDFFADPLCYHGLLRVGTGLSLLDGMTELNQNAERINIPIRLIHGSSDRATSHAATERLFQRLPHDDKQFELYDGYEHIMLKVGIDDADDEKRQRVLRDWTHWLLERCG